One region of Primulina tabacum isolate GXHZ01 chromosome 17, ASM2559414v2, whole genome shotgun sequence genomic DNA includes:
- the LOC142530750 gene encoding uncharacterized protein LOC142530750, protein MEIDNEEYQLRCQLRGHEDDARGICICGNMGIATSSRDKTVRFWTLDESNKREFFMSKILLGHTSFVGPLAWISPNEEFPEGGIVSGGMDTLVLVWNLANEEKFETLKGHKLQVTGIALDGQDIVSTSVDCTLSRWRKGKQIEVWEAHKAPIQAVIKLPSGELVTGSSDMTLKLWKEKSCIHTFLGHTDTVRGLAVMPGLGILSASHDGSIRLWALSGEHLMEMVGHTSIVYSIDAHASGLIVSASEDCSAKIWKDGVCVQSIEHPGCVWDAKFLENGDVVTACSDGIVRIWTSNHDKFADTVELDSFASQVSQYKLSRKRVGGLKLQDLPGLDALKIPGNSDGQTKVIREGDNGVAYAWNMREQRWDKIGEVVDGPGDNTNRPLLDGIQYDYVFDVDIGDGGSMRKLPYNRADDPYAAADKWLLKEDLPLSFRQQIVEFILQNTGQKDFTLDPSFRDPYTGSSAYIPGAPSKSSDVISKPSYKHIPKKGMLVFDTAQFDGILKKISEFNNTMLSDPASIHLKLNEGDLQRLNAIVKILKDTSHYHSSRFADVDIALLLKLLKTWPLDILFPAIDVVRMIVLHPDGATKIIQQSQDGNDVIVELIKKVTSSPLPSTLLTGLRAVTNLFKNSYHNGWLQIHRAEILDAFSSCWLSANKNVQLSYATLLLNYSVLLIEMKDEVGQSQVLSAALEMAEEETVDSDSRFRSLVAIGSLMLEGLVKKVALDFDVVSVARAAKASKETKIAEVGADIELVARQG, encoded by the exons ATGGAAATCGATAATGAGGAGTATCAATTGAGATGCCAACTTCGAGGCCACGAAGACGAT GCTCGTGGGATTTGCATATGTGGCAATATGGGTATAGCCACTTCTTCAAGGGACAAAACGGTTCGTTTCTGGACACTGGATGAGTCAAATAAGCGTGAGTTCTTCATGTCAAAAATATTGTTAGGCCATACTAGTTTTGTTGGCCCTTTGGCTTGGATCTCACCAAATGAGGAGTTTCCGGAGGGCGGGATTGTATCAGGAGGAATGGATACTCTTGTCCTAGTGTGGAATTTGGCCAATGAAGAGAAATTTGAGACTCTTAAGGGTCATAAATTGCAAGTCACTGGTATTGCATTGGATGGGCAAGATATTGTCTCAACATCAGTTGATTG TACATTGAGCCGCTGGAGGAAGGGTAAACAGATTGAGGTCTGGGAAGCTCATAAGGCACCAATTCAGGCAGTTATTAAGTTACCTTCCGGCGAACTTGTAACAG GTTCAAGTGATATGACCTTGAAGCTTTGGAAAGAAAAGTCTTGTATACATACCTTTCTTGGACATACAG ATACGGTTAGAGGATTAGCTGTTATGCCAGGTTTAGGAATCCTTTCGGCATCTCATGATGG TTCCATCAGGCTATGGGCACTTAGCGGAGAACATCTGATGGAGATGGTTGGTCACACATCTATAGTCTATTCTATTGATGCTCATGCCTCTGGGCTTATAGTCAGTGCTAGCGAGGATTGCTCCGCAAAGATATGGAAAG ACGGTGTTTGTGTCCAAAGCATTGAGCATCCTGGTTGTGTTTGGGATGCCAAGTTCTTGGAAAATGGCGATGTTGTGACAGCTTGTTCTGATGGCATTGTTCGTATATGGACTTCTAATCATGATAAGTTTGCCGATACTGTGGAACTCGATTCATTTGCCAGTCAAGTCTCTCAGTACAAGCTCAGTAG GAAAAGAGTTGGGGGACTGAAATTACAAGATCTGCCTGGACTTGATGCATTAAAAATTCCAG GAAATAGTGATGGGCAGACAAAGGTCATTCGAGAAGGAGACAATGGTGTGGCTTATGCATGGAATATGAGGGAGCAGAGGTGGGATAAG ATTGGTGAAGTGGTTGATGGACCTGGTGATAACACGAATCGCCCTCTTCTTGATGGAATTCAATATGATTATG TATTCGATGTCGACATTGGCGATGGTGGGTCCATGCGTAAATTGCCATACAATCGTGCAg ATGATCCATATGCTGCGGCTGATAAGTGGCTTCTCAAGGAAGATTTACCTCTTTCTTTCCGGCAACAAATTGTCGAGTTTATTCTGCAAAATACAGGGCAAAAGGATTTTACCCTTGATCCATCTTTTCGAGACCCTTATACTGGCT CCAGTGCTTATATACCAGGAGCACCATCTAAATCGTCAG ATGTTATATCAAAGCCTTCTTACAAACACATTCCCAAA AAAGGAATGCTTGTATTTGACACTGCTCAGTTTGATGGAATCCTCAAAAAAATATCGGAGTTTAACAATACAATGCTGTCTGACCCG GCGAGTATACATTTGAAACTGAATGAGGGTGATCTCCAGAGATTGAATGCCATTGTTAAAATTCTGAAGGACACCTCACACTATCACAGCAGTAGATTTGCAGATGTTGACATTGCATTATTGCTGAAGTTGTTGAAGACATGGCCACTTGACATACTATTTCCAG CCATTGATGTTGTGAGGATGATTGTGCTGCATCCTGATGGAGCGACTAAGATTATCCAGCAATCACAGGATGGCAATG ATGTTATTGTTGAGTTGATCAAGAAGGTAACTTCAAGTCCACTCCCCTCAACTTTACTGACCGGCCTTCGTGCAGTGACTAAtcttttcaaaaattcatatcataacggATGGTTACAAATACATCGAGCAGAG ATTCTTGATGCTTTCTCAAGTTGTTGGCTGTCTGCTAACAAGAACGTGCAATTATCTTATGCAACATTGTTACTCAA CTATTCCGTTCTTTTGATTGAGATGAAGGATGAGGTAGGGCAGTCTCAAGTTCTTTCCGCTGCATTGGAG ATGGCAGAAGAGGAAACTGTTGATTCTGATTCAAGATTCCGATCTTTGGTGGCCATTGGCTCATTG ATGCTTGAAGGCTTAGTGAAAAAAGTGGCATTGGATTTTGATGTTGTCAGTGTGGCCAGAGCTGCAAAAGCGTCTAAAGAAACTAAGATAGCTGAAGTTGGAGCTGACATAGAATTGGTGGCAAGACAGGGTTGA